The Leishmania panamensis strain MHOM/PA/94/PSC-1 chromosome 23 sequence DNA window gtcgtaCTTCAAGACAAACAAGATCACGGCCTCTTTCCAGAGTATCGTCGACAGCTATGGCGTGGCCCGCTACAAGGAGGCGAACCCCGGTGTGTTCACAATCATCACCTTTCCCTATCTCTTCGGTGTCATGTACGGCGACATCGGCCACGGAATCATTCTCACCCTCTTTGCCGCCTTCCTAGTCTTCAAGGAGAAGAGCTTCGAGGGGCAACCTCTGAACGAGATTTTCTCCATGATCTTTGGTGGCCGCTACCTGCTACTGCTGATGGGCTTCTTCGCGGTGTACATGGGGCTCCTGTACAACGATATGTTTGGCTTCTCCATTGAAATCTTCACCTCGGCCTACCGCtggccgcagctgccgccggaTGGCCCGGACGGGATTGTGtacccctccttccccactGGGCGTCCCAGCGTCAAGCCGTACTCGCCCGTCGCCTTTGGCATCGACTCCGCCTGGTCGGAGACGGAGAACAAACTGGAGTTCTACAACTCGATCAAAATGAAGTGCTCTGTCATCATTGGCGTGACGCAAATGATGGCTGGCGTGGTCATTTCCCTCACAAACTACATGTACTTCAATGACAACATCAAGGTGTGGTTCCGCTTCGTTCCAGAGGTGGTTTTTCTCTCGTGCACCTTCGGCTACATGTGCGTCCTCATCATTGTGAAGTGGTTGACCACGTGGGAGAACACACACGATGCCCCGTCGCTACTGGAGACGATGACTAACTTCTTCCTGGCGCCGGGTACCGTTATCCTGCCACTCTTCTCGGGCCAGGCTGccctgcaggtgctgcttctgctggtGGCCTTGGCTTGCGTGCCATGCATGCTGTGCGTCATTCCGTACgtggagaagaaagagcaTGACCACAAGATGCAAGAACGTGCCACACATCCACCTgcggagggtgagggggaagaggaagacaacTTTGAGTTCAGCGAGGTCATCATCCATCAGATTATTCATACGATCGAGTACGTGCTGGGCTGCGTGTCGAACACCGCCTCGTACCTGCGCCTGTgggctctctcccttgcccACTCTCAGCTGTCGGAGGTGTTCTGGAGctttgccttcctcctcacgGTCGAGTACGACAACGGCAACGGAATCTGTATCTTCGTTGGCTTCGCTGTGTGGATGGCGGCGACCAttggcgtgctgctcggcATGGAGTCGCTGTCCGCCTTCCTGCACGCGCTACGTCTTCACTGGGTGGAGTTCAACAACAAGTTCTACGCCGCTGACGGCCACGCGTTCGAGCCGTTTGACCTCGCGGAGTCGCTGAGCAAGCTGCGCTAAGCGCCACCAtacgcaccagcagctgatGGAGGTGCGAGAAGTGTAGATGGTGGAGCACCAAGGTGGCTCCATTGTACT harbors:
- a CDS encoding vacuolar proton translocating ATPase subunit A, putative (TriTrypDB/GeneDB-style sysID: LpmP.23.1790), whose product is MPREACSGLWRSEDMVVLSLHMQREVAHDAVLKLGEIGQFQFHDLNKDVSAFQRDFVQEVRRCDDMERKLRFLQDEIDKAGVATIVDSGAEDETMSSLEHKIDEVYAEVVELNEQYQALIEERNRSKEHLEILSRDFGGASGDGLLLVTGVIPKERIPLFERLVYRVTRGNSVMRVDDIDKPFYNINANEPVHKSVFAVYFSAPRLRERLIKMAEANAATVYNYADSEQHLISMHASLQQQVDTITQTLHQSAYRQRQVLLGIAASCYEWRRAVVTEKAVFATMNMLKFSGSTAIAQGWAPVRARDDIHTAIAEAEYLSGAQVGTIIEELETKETPPSYFKTNKITASFQSIVDSYGVARYKEANPGVFTIITFPYLFGVMYGDIGHGIILTLFAAFLVFKEKSFEGQPLNEIFSMIFGGRYLLLLMGFFAVYMGLLYNDMFGFSIEIFTSAYRWPQLPPDGPDGIVYPSFPTGRPSVKPYSPVAFGIDSAWSETENKLEFYNSIKMKCSVIIGVTQMMAGVVISLTNYMYFNDNIKVWFRFVPEVVFLSCTFGYMCVLIIVKWLTTWENTHDAPSLLETMTNFFLAPGTVILPLFSGQAALQVLLLLVALACVPCMLCVIPYVEKKEHDHKMQERATHPPAEGEGEEEDNFEFSEVIIHQIIHTIEYVLGCVSNTASYLRLWALSLAHSQLSEVFWSFAFLLTVEYDNGNGICIFVGFAVWMAATIGVLLGMESLSAFLHALRLHWVEFNNKFYAADGHAFEPFDLAESLSKLR